The genomic segment ATTTCCTGGTGGCGCCGGAATCGATCACCGGCGAAGCGGGCAAGGTCAAAGCGATCGAGCTCATCCGCATGAAACTTGGTGAACCGGATGCGTCCGGCCGCGCCCGGCCCGTGCCCATTCCCGGATCCAAATTCACGCTCAAGGCCGATCATGTGATACTGGCGATCGGGCAGCAGCCGGCCTTTGACGGACTGGCAAAGGGGCTGATCCTGACCAAGTGGGGCACGATCCAGGCTGATGACAAGACGCAGGCAACCACTTGTCCTGGCGTATTCGCCGGCGGCGATGCCGTGACCGGAGCATCCACAGTCGTGTCCGCGTTCGGCGCGGGTAAACGGGCGGCCGAATCGATCGATCTTTTCCTGCGCGGCCTTGATCAATCAACAACACGGCATGAGATTGCGGCCAAATCGCCTGCCTGCTGGAGCTCGTCGGTGAAAAAAGCAGCTCGGGCGGTCCCCGATGAACTGCCGCCGCGTCAGCGCAGTCAGAATTTTGATGAAACCGTCCGTGTTTTGAGCGAGGAAGCGGCCCAGCAGGAAGCAGCGCGTTGCCTGGGCTGCGGCGCCCTGAGCGAGTGCCTTCCCGGAACCACGTACTGCGAGCGCAACAGCGGCCTCGAGCAGACAAGCCCGATCCTGGATCACGCCCGCCTTGTCATCCTGGAGGTCGATCCCGGCATCGCTGCCATGGTTGCCAGCATCCGCGTTCAGGACCAAGCGGTCGCGAAACCGATCGCGACCGTCATTCCACCGGCCAGCCACGATGATGTGATCCTCTGCCGGTGCGAACGCGTAACGGTCGGCGAGGTGCGCCGCTTCATCCGTCAGGGTGTCACGGACATGAATCAGTTAAAAGCCCTGCTCCATATCGGCATGGGCGCCTGCGGCAGTAAAACATGCGGACCGCTTATTCATGCGCTTTTCCGGCGCGAGGGCATAGCCAGGACGATGATAACGCCTTTCGTACCAAGGCCTCTGACCACTGAAGTCCCAATGGGATATTTTGCCGGCACTGGCAACCTTAACGTCAAGAAAGAGAAACCGTGAGTAAAACGACTTTCGATCTCATCATCATCGGCGCCGGATCGATCGGCGTGCCGACAGCGTTGAACGCACGGCGGCAGGGTCTGAGCGTGCTGGTTCTGGACCGGCTTGCCTCTCCTGGTCAGGGTGAGAACAAAAGCGCGATCGGCGGCATCCGTGCGACCCATTCAGATCCGGCAAAGATCCGCATCTGCCTTCGTTCACTGGAGGTCTTCCGCGAGTGGCATGATAAGGAAGGCAGCGATCTGGGATGGCAACAGGGCGGTTATCTCTTCCCCATTTACCGCGAGCCCGATGAAAAGACCATGAAATCCCTGCTCGAGATCCAGCACAACCACGGTCTTAACATCGACTGGATCAGCCCTGCGCAAGTCAAGGATCTCGTGCCCGGCATCAACGAAGAAGGACTCCGGGGCGGCACCTATTCGCCGGAAGACGGCAATCTATCACCGCTCCTGACAGTCAACGCTTTTTATTTCGCCGCGCTTGCCGGCGGGGTTGAATTCCATTTCCACGAAGCGGTTCGCAGCGTTGTCGTCGAAAACGAGCGTGTTACCCGGGTGATCACGGACACCAATAAATACGCCTGCAAGTTCGTGCTCAATGCCGCGGGCATCGGCGCCGTCGAGATCGGCCGCATGGTCGGCCTTGACCTTCCGATCTTCCCGGACTCACACGAAGCCGGCATTACCGAACCGGTCGCCCGGCTCTTTAACCCGCTGGTCGTGGACATCCGTCCTACCCCGGGCGGCAAGAACTGTTACTTCTATCATAATTCGGCCAACCGCATAGTCTTCTGCCTTACCCCTGATCCTCTGTACCCCGGCACCGACCACCGGTCCCATTCCAGTTTCCTGCCCATCGTCACCCGCAAGATGATCGATCTCCTGCCGCGGCTTTCCAATATCAGGATCAGGCGGGTATGGCGCGGCTGTTATCCTCAGACGCCGGACGGCATGCCCGTCGTGGGTGAGGCGCTGCAGGCGCGTGGTTATTTTTATGCGGTGGGGTTATGCGGCCAGGGCTTGATGCTGGGACCAGGCCTTGCTCAGGACCTGGTAAGTCTCATGTCAACGGGCAAACCGATCACCGAGGACGCTGCCTGGAGATCATTGAGTTTGCAGCGAAGTTTCAAGACCACCGAATCACTGAAATAATTTCTTCCCCTGCTGAAAAGCACTGCCGGATCAAAATCCGATCGATCAACTGAAGTATTGGACTGCGTTTGAGAAAATATGGAACCCGTCACCCAGCCGGTCGGTCTTTTGACGGGTGTGGTTGGGGTGCTGCAGATAAGAAATATGGCGCTCGGGATGGGGCATAAGCCCGAGGATCCTCCCCGAAGTGTCCGTGATGCCGGCGATATCCAGCATTGAGCCATTGGGGTTGTCGGGATAGCCGGCCGGTTCTCCGTTTTCGGCCACATACTGTAAAACGATATGGTCACGGATCCGTTTCAGCATTGCCTTGTTCCTGACCACGAATTTGCCTTCGGCATGCGCCACGGGCATGGTGATGATCGGCTTGAGGTCCTTCGTGAACACGCATTTATTCTTCAAGACCCGCATGTGTACCCACCGGTCTTCGAAGCGTTCCGAATCATTGGTTATGAGACTGACGCGCTGGGGTTCAAAATAGTGCTTGAACGCGGGCAGGATCCCGCATTTCACCAAAAGCTGGAAACCATTGCATATGCCCAGGATCAAGTTACCCCGTTCGATAAATGTCAGGACCTTGTCACGGAGCTTGCATTTTATCTCATTGGCAAGTATTTTGCCCGCCGAAATATCATCCCCATACGTAAACCCGCCGGGGAAAACCAGTATCTGGTAGTTCCGGATCGACCGTGTCTTGACCTCATCGATGTACATGCGCCTGGTCAGAGCGCCGGCCGCGGCAAACGCATGCTCGGTCTCAAGATCGCAATTCGTGCCGGCGGCCCGTACGATCAAAACGTTTGGTTTCATTCTTTAAGGGATACCCGGATCGTTCTCTTTTCGATACTGATGCTGACTTTGTTTTCCCGGGCCAGCCAGCCCAATCCCAGGTAGAACAGGTTGACCGGCAACCCGGTTTTGCGCTGCAGTTTGGTGATCACCATGTCGCCTTCCGCCCGCAGCTTTTTCCAAATATCACCGGCAGCATTGCCGATTTTAACTATCATCAAACCTCCTCTTAAGTCCTGGCCGGAATTAAATAGCAATCAAGATGCTCTTTATCTTTATTTTTCTTCATCCGCCCTTAATGTGCAATAATGTTTGAGAGAAAGCGAGTAATTAAAAAGACCTTAACTGAGATCGAATTCCATGCCCTCGCGCGCCGCTTCGATCTTCAGCTGAGGATAGGCACGGCTGCAAGTCGCTACAATATCATCGATGAATTCATCGTTGCTGAACGGGTCATGGTGAGTGAAGACCACATGCTTGACGCTGCTTTCCTGAGCCAGCTGCATGACCTGCGAAAAGGTCGAATGTCCCCATCCGATCTTGGTCTTGTAGATCTCGTCGGTGTACTGGGCGTCATGGATAAGGACATCGGCCTTCTTGACGAAATCCGCGAATTTCCTGAACCGACCCTTGATGTTCCCGTGCATGATCTCGTTGTCCGTAAGGAACACCAGGCATTTACCGTTCTCCGTGAACTTCAAGCCCTTCGTGAAATTCGGATGGTTATTGGTGATCGTCTCGACCAGCAGAGAACCGACCCGCACTTTGTTTTTCAGCTGCTTGAAATCAAACCGGGCTGGCATGTCGCTGATCGATATGGTCGGGAAATACGGGCGCGTCATCTGATAGGACAGCGCTTTTCTCACGTCCGCTTCCATGGATGGGCCGTAAATGAAAAGCGTTGTGTTCTTGAAATAAGCCGGTCCGAAAAAAGGGAACCCCTGGATATGGTCCCAGTGATAATGAGTGAACAGCAATATTATCTCCTGCTTTTTGTTTTTTATCAACTGTCCGCCGACTTCGCGGATACCGCTGCCCGCATCGATGACGACCGGGTCACCGGCATCGTTCTCTACGTAAAGACAGGTCGTGTTGCCACCGTACTTTACATAACCGCGACCGGATACCGGGATCGAACCGCGGGCGCCGTAGAGTTTCACTCTCATTTATTGGTGTCCTTGGTTTTTTGCGACATGCGGCAGTTGCCTTCGAAAAACACTCCGTTCTGGATGACCAGGCCTTTGCACACCACATCGCCCAGCATCTCGGCGCCGGATTGGAATTCAAGCATGTCCTGGGCTTCGATATTGCCTTCGATCTTACCGCCGACGATCGCCGCCTTGCAGCTGATATTGCCCTTCACAAGCGCGCCACGGCCGATGATCGCGCCTTCCTTCACGACCAGGTTCCCTTCGATCGAACCATCAATCTTAACCGAACCGCTGGATCTGAAATCACCGTTTATGGTCGTGTCCTTGCCGACCACGCTGTCGATCTTGCCTTCAATATCCATATATCCGTCCTCCTTCGAGACCCACTGAATTGTTATTATAGTTAAAAAGCGTTTTCTGTCAAGTCAAAAGTGCTGTCTTTCCCGGTCCTTATTTTATCTTGCCAGCACCGCTTCTCCGGTGACAGAGCCCGAGTTGGTCTCGACCCTGATAAAATAGACACCCTCAGGCACCCTGGCGCCCAGATCATCCCTGCCGTCCCAGGTAATGGTCGCAGGTAGTAAGGAGCAGGCAGTAGGTAGAGAAAACGTTTTTACCAGGCGACCTGCCGCATCAAAGATTTTGATGTAGGGCAAACCTTCGGGTTTGCTTTTTTGTGCAAGGCTAAAGCCCCGCTGTGCGGGATCATGACCTTGCCCTGCAGGACTGCTTACTACATACTTAATCACTATCTGTCCAGAGAACGGATTCGGGCTTACCGACATCTGCCCGGTCCGGGCCAGCTGGTCGAATTTCTGCTGTTCCTCTGCTCCGGTCGTGTTTATAAGCACGTCGCACTGCACCGTGTCGCCCAGCAGGACGATGTTGCGCACGATGACATTGGTCGCGGTGCCATTGTTGTCACGGCTTGAGGGGTAGCTGTAGGTGTCGAACAGCACGTTACCGCTGTCACCGGGATAGGGATCACCAGAGTCACCGAGTTCGTGCCAATAATAATGCGGGTCAGGCCGGTATCCAAAACCGTTGTCCAGATCATCGCAGCCGTCGGCTTCTTCAATGTCGAGAATATCATCATAAGAACCATACCGCGGGTCAATGTGCCACAGCAAAAGCCCGCGTCCCGGCAGCGGTGTGTCAAATCCCTTGTTCTGCCGGTTCTCCAGGATGAAAAAAGTATCATTGACCGCGCCGTTGCGCCATACGCGGTAAGCGGCGGCATGGGTCTCCAGGTCAAGGATCTTCAGGCCAAAGGTGTTGCTGGTAATGGGCGTGATCGTGAGCCAGTTGACCTCGCTCTTTGACCATGCTTCGCAGTGCGATGGGCTCCACGGCGTATTGCCGCCGGCGCCCCATGCGCCATAACCCATCAGTCCCCAGTATCCGATCCCCCAGGTATTGCGCGAACCGTCATAACAGTCGGGCAGGCCGATCACGTGCCCGAGCTCGTGGCACATCACGGCGATGCAGCACAGGGTGGTATCCAGGCTGGCCGTCACCAGATTGATCTCGGGGACGTTCGTCGCGCCGTCAATGATAACGCCGTCGTTGGTCGAATAACTGAACCAGGGAATGGCGTGAGACCAGCAGTGATTGATATTTCCGGTGTCTTCCCCGCCCGGTCCCGCGTGCACCACGAACACGCCGTCGATGTGACCGTCATTATTGATGTCATACTGGGAAAAATCAACCGTGGCGTCCACCAGGGCGACCGCGTCCGACGCCAGCTCATAGCCGGTACTCAGCATATAGTAGCCGTCGTAGTAATAGCTGTAGGGGTGGCTTGACATGTGCCAGCGGTTCCCGGCGATGCCGCCCGTCACATTGCACGTATTGTACGAATTTTCGAGGAAAAAATCATTCAGGCTGCCGGCTCGGTATTGCCCGTTGTAAATGCCCGTGGAATAGAACATGCTATCAAACCGCGCGGGCCGGCGGTCGACCGTATCGGCCCGGTTATCGGTGAACTGCACGAGAATAGCCACGGTCTCGACCGTGTAGTCTCTGAGATTCTTGGCATGCGCGCGCGCCGGTCCGACTATGCACGATGCCGGACCGCGCTGGCCCGGTTTCGGCGGCATGGCGACAACCAGCGAAACAGCGGCCATCAGGATCAAACAGCGATTGAATATTTTCATAAAGTCTCCTTTCTTAAAACAGTAGCTGCGTTTTACTGACAAGGATAGCCATTTATTCACGCATTGTCAACACTGCGCTGGGGTCGCGTTATCTTTAGCCTTAAGTCCTGAGAGCATGCTCAAAGCAGACCTTGACAAACAGCGATATGTCAATATAATCGCTATGTTATCCTATAAAAGGGTAACAAATATTTAAACTGAACGGGTGATCAATTTTTGGTCCGCGGTTGTGTATATTCAACAGCCAGGCGGTAAACGCCTCTGGGAAAACTGTAGCTTCTGACCTCCCTGTCATTTTCCCGGATCGCGGAATATGGGCAGGTGCCTCCTTGCCTGCCCATATTCCACTGCCGTTTTGGACCGCGCGCATGTGGGGGCATTTTGGTTGTTGACAAAAAGTTAATTCATGATATACTTAAATGTTATCCTGCAAACGAGTAACATTGCAGGAAAAATATTACGCGTTTAGAAAGGAGGAGTAGATTAATTTAAAGATGGTTATTTTTGCGATGAAAGGAGGAGGATAATATGCAGAAAACAACATTCATGTGCGCGATTCTCTTGGCTTTCAGTTATTCCAGCGTGCTTTTGACCAACGGCAATTTTGAACAGGACCTTACGGTCGGCTGGACCGCGGTCAGTTCCTGGGCGTACGATTCGATCAATCGCGGCGCGACCTACGAATCAGATCCCGACTATGAGGTCCTTGTGCTCAAGGATTCGATTTACTGCGGCGGCATGACGAAACTAGACCAGACCGTTGATATCCCGACGACCGACCTGACCTTTTCGGTCAAGGCGATGTTCCATGCGTATGAGAACATGGCCGATGAGCTGTTATGGGCGGGCGCGGCCGTTGATATCAATTATCTGGACGCAGCCGGGACCGTGCTGGGCAAAACGCGAATCAACCGCATGACCGACCACTGTCCGTGGACGAGTTCGTCGACCCTGCATTTGATCAACGCTGTCAATGAGAACTGGAACACATATTCTTTCAACATAAGCGCCGAGCTCGCCAACCTGCCGGGCGTCAGCCCCACGCAGGTCAAGAAGATCTCGGTCGTTTGCTTTGACTCAACCAACCATTCGTGCTGAACGGCCCGTGAAGTGGCGAAGGTCTTCGCCGACGGTTTTGTGCTTAACTATGCGGGCACGCAAAAATATCTCACGCTGAAAAAAACACGGGTCGATGATGCATCGGGCAACAACAACGGTATAATGGATCCTGGTGAGACCGTCAACCTGACGGCGTTCCTCAAAAATATCGGGGGCACTGCTTTCACGAACCTGGCGACTACGCTGTCGGAAACCTCTCCTTATATAACGGTCACGCACAACCACGGCAGTTTCGGCGCCCTGGCCGTCGATTCGACGAAGGAGAACTCCGGCGATCCATATATTCTGCAGGTCGCGTCCGGCGCGCCCATGGGCACTCCGGTCAATTTCCGGATCATCGCGACCGAGACAGGATTTGCCGACACCTTTGATATTATACTGCCGATCGGTAAGTACCATTACTACGTCTGGAACCCGGACCCCACGCCTTCATCCGGAGTGATCATAGACAGTCTTTTGAAGGTCCTGGGATACAGCGGCACGATAAACACGTCGCTGCCTGCCCTGCGCGGCACGCTTGACATGTACCTGGCTGTGTTCGTTTGCGCTGGGATCTATCCCAACAATAAGGTGATCGGCGCTACCAGCGCTGATGCCACGACATTGGTGGATTATCTGAGCGCGAGTGGCAGGATGTATATCGAAGGCGGCGATATTTGGTACTATGATCCGATGGTCGGCGGTTATAATTTCTGCTCGCTGTTCGGCCTGAACGCGGACGCTGACGGCACGAGCGACCTGGGACCCTTGGCCGGCCAAGCCGGTACCTTTACCAGGAACATGAGCTTTGACTACACCGGTGAGAACAGTTTCATGGATCATATCAGTCCCGCCGCCGCCGGTTCTTTCCTTATCTTCACTGACACGGACAGCGCCACCTATAACTGCGGGGTCGCGCAGAACAGCGGGCTTTACCGCACCGTGGCAACTTCCTTCGAGCTGGGCGGTTTAGTGGACGGCGCGGGCAATTATAACCTGCGCAAGACACTGGTCGATTCCATCATGAAATTCTTCGGCGCGGAGATCATTGGCATTGATGAAAGTTATACCAATACCGGCGCATCTGACAAGCCGCTCCTATCGGTCGCGCCGAATCCGTTCCGCGGTAAAACGACTATACACTATGCACTAAGCAGTATGCACCATGCAGTGCCTGCTATCCGTATCTACGACGCGGCCGGCCGCTGTGTAAAGATCTTTTCACTATCTGCTGCTTGCTCCTTACTGCCTGCTGCCGTAATCTGGAACGGCACTGACGATCTGGGACGCTCAGTCTCCCCTGGTATCTACTTTATTAGGCTCGATACTCCTTCGCCGGGCGCCCGGGCAGAAAAGGTCATATTGCTGCCGTAGCAATCATTGTGCCGCATAAAAGGCGGGGCTTTTGCCCCGCCTTTTTGTTATTGATTTTTGACCCGTTTTGTGGTATAGTCTGGCGTCGTAGGGAAGAAAGTAAGCAAAAGGAGCAGCCATGTCAAACAACCCTGTCGTCTTCTGGGAATTGGCATCGCATGATGCCGAGAAGTCGGTAAAATTTTTTAGAAATGTCTTCAACTGGAACCTTAAGTACTATGACAAGGTCGGCATTTACGAGATCGCGGCGGACGACCCCCAGGCCTTCAGCGGCGGCGGTATTTTCACGCTCAAGAAAGCGCGGCTGCCGTTCCTGACCATCTATATCAAGGTGACGAACATCGAAGAGATGGCGCGTCGCATCCAGCAGTTCGGCGGCCAGATCATCGAACCCGTGCACGAGATACCCGGCGGCGCCCGTATTTGCCTTTTCAATGAGCCGTCTGGCGTGACCTTTGCCGTGATCCAGCATCCGGGAGGATAACTCCGGACCATTGACACCTCAATATTATCGTCGTATAATATATCATCAATATCGGTATTTAAAGGAGGCGTTATGATCACAATATTATTTCTGCTGGCATTCAATTCTACCCTTTTTATTACCGGAAAGGTCACGCCGGAACTGGCGCGCGTGCTGGATCAAAACCCGGCGAGTGCGAAAATCTCCGTCATCGTCCACATGGGAGAACAATACCCGGACCTTAGCACGACAAATAAACCTGTGAGCGAACGAGCCCGGATCTTAAAGCAGATCGCCGCGACCAGCCAGGCGCCTTTGATCACCTATCTATCGCAATGCGATGACAAGGTTTCCGATATCAAGCGGTTTTGGATATTCAATGGTTTTCACATGAAGGCGACAGCGCGCGTCATCGAAGAGCTGGCCGGTCGCGATGACGTGTGGTTCATCTCCCCTGATGCCGCGATCCAACTCCCGGCGGACGAAAAAACAAGCGGCAGCGGCGCAGTCGAGGCGATCGAATGGAACATCTTGAAGGTCATGGCCGATTCATGCTGGGTCGCGGGGTTCACGGGCGACAGTGTCCTCATTGGGCACTTAGACACCGGCGTAGATTTTACGCATCCTGCCCTTGCCGGAAAATTCAGCGGCTGGTGGCGCGACTTCATCAATGGTCTGCCTGATCCCTATGATGACCAGGGACACGGCACGTATGTGGCCGGTGTATTGTGCGGTGGTGATGGTCTTGGCCCATTTACCGACGATATCGGCGTTGCACCAGGAGCACAACTGGTCGTGGCAAAGATCTTTGATGCAGGCGGTGGCGGCTCGTATGAAGACATTGACAGTGGCATGCAGTGGCTCGCCGACCTGAAAGCCGACTCGGGCGTGAATATCCGCGCGGTTACTAACTCATGGGGAACGATGACCGCTACCGAGCTTCACTGGTGGACTTTCTGCGCGGCCTGGAAATCCCTGGAGATGCTGCCGGTTTTCGCAGTGGGTGGATATGGTCCGGGAGCCGGCACAGCCGGTGTTCCGGCCAATTATCCTCTATGCCTTGGCGTCGGCTCGACCGATAACAGCGACAATATCGCCAGTTTTTCCAGCCGCGGTCCGGCGCCCGACATGGACCCCTGGAATGACATGCTCAACTGGTACCGCCCTGATTGGAATTTGATCAAACCCGACATTTCCGCGCCGGGCATTAACATCCGCACATGCGGTCCGGGCGGCGGCTATTTAGTATTGAGTGGAACCTCATTTTCCACTCCCCACGTGGCCGGCGCTGCCGCGATCCTCTGCGAGGTAAACCCCGCGATCAGCATCACGCATCTCTACAATTGCCTGCTCGACAACGCCGACCATCCGTCACAGGGTGCGCCCTATCCGAACAACAACTACGGTTGGGGCCGGTTGAATGTCTGGAACGCGTTCCAGGCGATCAATAGCATCCAGGAGAAACCGGCGGCGGTCGCAGACACCCGCGGCACTGTTCTGGTATATCCCAGCCCGGCGCGCAGCGAGCTGTTCATCAAGGCCCCGGCAACATCGCGCATCACCGGTATTTACAGCGCGGGTGGTTTTCTGATAAAGGATATCCGGACGAGACGCGACAGGATCCGTCTCGACGGTCTGCCTGCAGGTATATACTTTTTGAAATTTGAAAATGAACAGGACCGCGCGGTATTTAAAAAGATCACGGTCATAAAATAGTTTTTAAGGGATAATTCAAATGTTCTGAGGCGATGACGCTTTCTTGCATTCGTTGAGTATTTTGCCCACGACCAGATCCAGGTTTTTGCCCGCAGCATCCGGTTTCGTGATACCCTTGGAAGCCATTTCATCAATGATCTTCTGTGCTTCTTTCTTGGTCTCGAAGTTTAAAACCGGTGCGCCGGTAACCTGCATGCACAGTTCCAGGGCGTCCGCGGTCCTGCCTTCCTGGCAATAGGCCCTGGCCATGGTCAGGAGAAGATCATAGACTATTGGTTTATGGTCCTTATAAAAAGAGATCTCCAGGGCCTCCCCGACATAAACTTTCGCCTTCTGAAGATCCCCTTGTTTTAATGCAATGACCGCCATCTCGTTGCGGCCCATTTCTATCAGCCACGCATCACCGATCTCCAGAGCCATGCCCAGCGATTCTTCCTGTAGTTCCCGGGCGCGCTCAAGGTCGCTGGTCCGCTCAGCGACTGCCGCCAGATTCGAGAGGCCGGCGGCAATTCCTGATTTGTAGCCGATTTTCTTTTCAATGCTCAGGGCTTCTTCAAAAACCGCGCGCGCTTTGTCATAGTTGGCGTGACACATCTCAATGATACCAATGTTGCCGAGTGCCGCCGCCACACCCCGGATATTGCCCATTTCCTTAAAGAGCACCAGGCATTCTTCATAGTATTTTTTTGCCTGGTCATAATCGCCCTGCAGCGCAAAAATATTTGCGACGTTGTTCATCGCACGACCGATACCCATTTTGTTGTTCAGCCGCCGGCTTACCTCCAGGCTTTCCAGGTAATGGCGCTTTGCCGATTCATAATCGCCGGCTCCATGAGCGGTCATACCGAGGACGTTGAGCGTCATCGCGATCCCATACTCGTTTTTCAGGGACTGCCAAAGGGACAGGCCCTGGGTTGCCAGCTGCGTCGATTTTTCGTATTCACCCAAAGATTCGCAGATATACGCCATACGGTCAAGCCCGGTAGCGGTGCCAAAGGTATCGTTCAATTCACGGCAGAAACTCATGCTTTCTTCATAGCATTTTCTTGCTTCCTCGATGCGTCCGGCGTACCTTATGGCATCACCAAGATCGATCAGGGTCCGGGCGGTCTCCAGGGGGAGCTTCAGTGTTCTGAAGATACGCAGGCTTTTTTCCAGGACCAGCGACGCCGCGTTCATATTACCGGTATGCATCATCAGCGCTCCCTGTTCGCGCAATAAGCGGCCGTACATTTGAGTGTCCTGGTGCCGGACCAGCTTTTCGACCGCGTACAGCACGACCTCGATCCCTTCCTTGTGAAAACCCTGTTTCCGGTAGAAAATGAACAGGTTCGGGATCGCGTCGCGCACCAGTTCCTCCTTATCGTGGTCAACACCCCATTTCCAGGCCGCTCGAATGTTCTCGATATCCATGGCGATGGCTTGCTCCTGCGGGACCGTGATGTCGCCGTGCACGCTTTTGTTCATCAGGGCGACGGAACCAAGATAGTATTCGCAGTGAGCGCTATTCATGCGCGTCAGCTCCTTCGACTGCTCGGTGAGCCGCTCCAGCGTGTAATTCCTGATGGTCTTGAGCAGCTCGTAACGGCCTTTTTCGGTCTTCCGCAACAATGATTTGTCTACGAGCGAAGCCAGCGTGCCCAGTGAAGCGACGGCGATCTTCTCGGCGGCCGCGCGCGTAAAATCGCGCTGGAACACCGACAGCCGCATGAGCGTATCCCTTTCCTGCTCAGTCAACAGGTTCCAGGAATAATCGAAGATGGCGCGCAGGCTGCGGTGTCGTTCCGGCATGTCGCGCTGGCTGGTAGCGAGAAAATCCATGTTCTTCTCAATTTCCTGCAGTATTTCCTTGACCGAAAGACAGCGGATCCAGGCGGCCGCCAGTTCGATCCCGAGCGGCAACCCGCCCACGAGCTGGCAGATGCGCGCGACGTAAGCGCTGTCCTCGTCGGTCAGCCGGTAGGAATGCTGGACGCGCTGCGCGTTATAAACAAAAAGCTGGACCAGGCTATATGTCTCGATTTTCTGCTGGCCGCTTTCCGGCACCGGCATTCCGGAAAGGTTCACCATCCATTCGCCGCGCAGGTTGAGGAGCTCGCGCGAAGTCGTGATTATCTTCACGCGCGGCGCTCCGGCCAGTATCTGTCCCACCAGTTCCGTCCCCTCCATGACGTGCTCAAAATTATCCAGGATCAACAGCATTTCCTTTTCGCGCAAGAAATTCAACAACTGGACCTTTTCGTCCTCGCGGCTGTAGAACGAGAATCGGGTGGCGCTGGCGATCGCCGAAATGAGCGCCGGGATCGTGGTCAACGGGGCCAGCGGCACAAAGAAAACACCGTTGCTGAACCGCTCGATCTGATCGGCGGCCGCCTGCAGGACAAGCCTGGTCTTTCCCATGCCCCCGGGGCCAACGATCGAAATAAGCCGCTTCGCCGGGTCGGTGAGCAGCTCGCAGATCTTATCAAGTTCTTCCTCACGGCCAAAAAAGGGCGTGCTCTGCTGCGGCAGGTTATGGGGATGCGCGGAAAGAGAACGGAGTTCGGGGAAATCATGCTGGCTTAAATCGCCGTGGTCAAGCTGGAATATCTGCTGCGGTTCGCCCAGATCCTTGAGCATATGCATTCCCAGATTCTTCAGCTGGGCCTGGGCCGGCAAGGCTGTAACGTGGGTGACATCGGGCGTCAGGACGATCTGCCCGCCCCAGGCCGCGGCCATCACCCGCGCTGTTTTGTTGACCGCAGGCCCGAAATAATCATTGCCGACCT from the bacterium genome contains:
- a CDS encoding T9SS type A sorting domain-containing protein; this translates as MAKVFADGFVLNYAGTQKYLTLKKTRVDDASGNNNGIMDPGETVNLTAFLKNIGGTAFTNLATTLSETSPYITVTHNHGSFGALAVDSTKENSGDPYILQVASGAPMGTPVNFRIIATETGFADTFDIILPIGKYHYYVWNPDPTPSSGVIIDSLLKVLGYSGTINTSLPALRGTLDMYLAVFVCAGIYPNNKVIGATSADATTLVDYLSASGRMYIEGGDIWYYDPMVGGYNFCSLFGLNADADGTSDLGPLAGQAGTFTRNMSFDYTGENSFMDHISPAAAGSFLIFTDTDSATYNCGVAQNSGLYRTVATSFELGGLVDGAGNYNLRKTLVDSIMKFFGAEIIGIDESYTNTGASDKPLLSVAPNPFRGKTTIHYALSSMHHAVPAIRIYDAAGRCVKIFSLSAACSLLPAAVIWNGTDDLGRSVSPGIYFIRLDTPSPGARAEKVILLP
- a CDS encoding VOC family protein; this translates as MSNNPVVFWELASHDAEKSVKFFRNVFNWNLKYYDKVGIYEIAADDPQAFSGGGIFTLKKARLPFLTIYIKVTNIEEMARRIQQFGGQIIEPVHEIPGGARICLFNEPSGVTFAVIQHPGG
- a CDS encoding S8 family peptidase, yielding MITILFLLAFNSTLFITGKVTPELARVLDQNPASAKISVIVHMGEQYPDLSTTNKPVSERARILKQIAATSQAPLITYLSQCDDKVSDIKRFWIFNGFHMKATARVIEELAGRDDVWFISPDAAIQLPADEKTSGSGAVEAIEWNILKVMADSCWVAGFTGDSVLIGHLDTGVDFTHPALAGKFSGWWRDFINGLPDPYDDQGHGTYVAGVLCGGDGLGPFTDDIGVAPGAQLVVAKIFDAGGGGSYEDIDSGMQWLADLKADSGVNIRAVTNSWGTMTATELHWWTFCAAWKSLEMLPVFAVGGYGPGAGTAGVPANYPLCLGVGSTDNSDNIASFSSRGPAPDMDPWNDMLNWYRPDWNLIKPDISAPGINIRTCGPGGGYLVLSGTSFSTPHVAGAAAILCEVNPAISITHLYNCLLDNADHPSQGAPYPNNNYGWGRLNVWNAFQAINSIQEKPAAVADTRGTVLVYPSPARSELFIKAPATSRITGIYSAGGFLIKDIRTRRDRIRLDGLPAGIYFLKFENEQDRAVFKKITVIK
- a CDS encoding tetratricopeptide repeat protein, yielding MPVFMITDIEGSTKKWEQYPETMKKALPRHDEIINTVISQHGGIIVKHTGDGVFAVFEKGDPLSCALEIQKKMNQENWTDVGMLRIRMGLHAGYAEKVGNDYFGPAVNKTARVMAAAWGGQIVLTPDVTHVTALPAQAQLKNLGMHMLKDLGEPQQIFQLDHGDLSQHDFPELRSLSAHPHNLPQQSTPFFGREEELDKICELLTDPAKRLISIVGPGGMGKTRLVLQAAADQIERFSNGVFFVPLAPLTTIPALISAIASATRFSFYSREDEKVQLLNFLREKEMLLILDNFEHVMEGTELVGQILAGAPRVKIITTSRELLNLRGEWMVNLSGMPVPESGQQKIETYSLVQLFVYNAQRVQHSYRLTDEDSAYVARICQLVGGLPLGIELAAAWIRCLSVKEILQEIEKNMDFLATSQRDMPERHRSLRAIFDYSWNLLTEQERDTLMRLSVFQRDFTRAAAEKIAVASLGTLASLVDKSLLRKTEKGRYELLKTIRNYTLERLTEQSKELTRMNSAHCEYYLGSVALMNKSVHGDITVPQEQAIAMDIENIRAAWKWGVDHDKEELVRDAIPNLFIFYRKQGFHKEGIEVVLYAVEKLVRHQDTQMYGRLLREQGALMMHTGNMNAASLVLEKSLRIFRTLKLPLETARTLIDLGDAIRYAGRIEEARKCYEESMSFCRELNDTFGTATGLDRMAYICESLGEYEKSTQLATQGLSLWQSLKNEYGIAMTLNVLGMTAHGAGDYESAKRHYLESLEVSRRLNNKMGIGRAMNNVANIFALQGDYDQAKKYYEECLVLFKEMGNIRGVAAALGNIGIIEMCHANYDKARAVFEEALSIEKKIGYKSGIAAGLSNLAAVAERTSDLERARELQEESLGMALEIGDAWLIEMGRNEMAVIALKQGDLQKAKVYVGEALEISFYKDHKPIVYDLLLTMARAYCQEGRTADALELCMQVTGAPVLNFETKKEAQKIIDEMASKGITKPDAAGKNLDLVVGKILNECKKASSPQNI